One genomic window of Nerophis lumbriciformis linkage group LG29, RoL_Nlum_v2.1, whole genome shotgun sequence includes the following:
- the LOC133572347 gene encoding thioredoxin reductase 1, cytoplasmic-like, translating to VYTAAKFVLATGERPRYLGIPGDEDYCITSDDLFSLPYCPGKTLVIGASYVALECGGFLAGLGLDVTIMVRSILLRGFDQEMANRAGEHMEDHGVKFVRKYVPVKIEQLEAGTPGRLKVTAKSIETDEVIEEEYNTVLIAVGRDACTDKIGLDKIGVKVNPKNGKIPVSDEEQTNVPHVYAIGDILEAKWELTPVAIQAGKLLARRLYKGSTLKCDYINVPTTVFTPLEYGSCGLSEERATELYGQENLEVYHSLFWPLEFTVPGRDNNRCYAKIICNKLDNDRVIGFHYLGPNAGEVTQGYGVAMKCGATKAQLDGTIGIHPTCAEQI from the coding sequence gtttacaCGGCAGCAAAGTTTGTCTTGGCAACAGGCGAAAGACCGCGCTACCTCGGCATTCCTGGAGACGAGGACTACTGCATCACAAGTGATGACCTCTTCTCCTTACCTTACTGCCCTGGGAAGACCCTGGTTATTGGTGCATCTTATGTGGCTCTGGAGTGTGGCGGCTTCCTCGCTGGACTGGGTCTTGACGTCACCATTATGGTGCGCTCTATTCTGCTGAGGGGCTTCGACCAGGAAATGGCCAATCGTGCTGGTGAACACATGGAGGATCACGGTGTCAAATTTGTCCGCAAATATGTTCCAGTAAAGATAGAGCAGTTGGAAGCAGGCACTCCCGGCAGGCTGAAGGTGACGGCTAAGTCCATTGAGACTGATGAGGTCATTGAGGAAGAGTACAACACTGTATTGATAGCAGTAGGTCGAGACGCATGCACTGACAAGATTGGCTTGGACAAGATAGGCGTCAAAGTTAACCCAAAGAATGGCAAGATCCCCGTCAGTGATGAAGAACAAACAAATGTGCCCCACGTCTACGCCATCGGAGACATCTTGGAGGCCAAGTGGGAACTAACCCCCGTTGCTATCCAAGCcggcaagttgctggcacggcgccTTTACAAGGGTTCAACACTCAAGTGTGACTACATCAACGTTCCCACCACTGTGTTCACTCCGCTGGAGTATGGCTCATGTGGCCTGTCTGAGGAGAGAGCCACAGAGTTGTACGGACAAGAAAACCTTGAGGTATACCACAGTCTTTTTTGGCCTCTGGAATTCACTGTGCCTGGCAGGGACAACAACAGATGCTATGCCAAGATTATCTGCAACAAACTAGACAATGACCGAGTCATTGGCTTCCACTACCTTGGTCCCAATGCAGGAGAGGTAACGCAAGGCTATGGAGTAGCCATGAAATGTGGTGCAACAAAGGCGCAGCTGGACGGCACCATTGGCATCCACCCGACTTGTGCTGAGCAAATTTAA